The Nitrospira sp. genome has a segment encoding these proteins:
- the nadA gene encoding quinolinate synthase NadA — protein sequence MKTTATIPKPITDYQGLTSEELFRRTAEAKRALGDRVMILGHNYQRDEVIEHADFRGDSLLLSKLAAERSERPYIVFCGVHFMAETADILSRSQQTVILPDMAAGCSMADMAAIEQVDQCWETLGRILPVEETVMPAVYVNSAAVLKAFCGEHGGITCTSSNARAVIEWCWARREKILFFPDEHLGRNTANKMGLPREQMIVWDPFQPNGGNTREAIQKAKLILWKGHCSVHQMFQPVHIDNFRKQFPDGKVIVHPECHEDVVNKADLSGSTEFIIKTVTAAPAGTAWAVGTELNLVNRLKRDLTDKKVFFLSSTVCQCATMFRIDGAHLCWAMENLADGHVVNHIVVPDEDKRWAKIALERMMSVS from the coding sequence GTGAAAACAACGGCGACGATACCTAAACCGATTACCGACTATCAGGGCCTTACCTCTGAGGAGCTCTTTCGCCGAACGGCCGAGGCGAAGCGTGCCTTGGGCGACCGGGTCATGATTCTGGGCCATAACTACCAGCGGGACGAAGTCATTGAGCATGCCGATTTTCGCGGCGATTCGTTGTTGCTGTCGAAGCTGGCGGCGGAGCGCTCCGAACGGCCGTATATCGTGTTCTGCGGCGTTCATTTTATGGCGGAAACCGCGGATATCCTGAGCCGGTCGCAACAAACGGTGATTCTTCCTGACATGGCCGCCGGTTGTTCGATGGCGGATATGGCGGCGATCGAGCAGGTCGATCAATGTTGGGAGACATTGGGGCGCATCCTGCCGGTGGAAGAGACGGTGATGCCGGCGGTCTATGTGAATAGCGCCGCGGTCCTCAAGGCGTTTTGCGGCGAGCATGGCGGGATTACCTGCACGTCATCCAATGCCAGAGCGGTCATTGAATGGTGCTGGGCCAGACGCGAGAAGATTCTTTTCTTTCCCGATGAACATTTGGGCCGCAATACGGCCAACAAGATGGGGCTGCCCCGCGAGCAGATGATTGTCTGGGATCCGTTTCAACCCAACGGCGGCAATACCCGCGAAGCGATACAGAAGGCGAAACTGATTCTCTGGAAAGGGCACTGCAGCGTGCACCAGATGTTTCAGCCGGTCCATATCGATAATTTCCGGAAGCAGTTTCCGGACGGCAAGGTGATCGTCCATCCGGAATGCCATGAGGATGTGGTGAACAAGGCGGATCTCTCAGGATCGACCGAGTTCATCATCAAAACCGTCACGGCGGCGCCGGCCGGTACCGCCTGGGCGGTGGGTACGGAACTGAATCTGGTGAATCGCTTGAAACGCGATCTGACCGACAAGAAGGTGTTCTTCCTCTCTTCCACCGTCTGCCAATGTGCCACGATGTTTCGCATCGACGGCGCGCATCTCTGCTGGGCTATGGAAAACCTCGCCGACGGCCATGTGGTGAACCACATTGTGGTGCCCGATGAAGATAAGCGATGGGCGAAGATTGCGCTCGAGCGCATGATGTCCGTCAGTTGA
- the thiC gene encoding phosphomethylpyrimidine synthase ThiC, which yields MTTAPFPASRKIHVSGAHPGVRVPMREISLSPTKSMNGGAPTPNEPITIYDTSGPYTDLSVTIDARAGLAPLRRQWVLDRADVEELSDVSSQYGRMRKADSKLDELRFQHIRKPLRAKAGQNVTQIHYARKGIVTPEMEFIAIRENQSREVARELASRNGHGGGIAQHPGQAWGANIPKVITPEFVREEVARGRAIIPNNINHPETEPMIIGRNFLVKINSNIGNSAVASSIEEEVEKMIWSIRWGADTVMDLSTGKNIHETREWIIRNSPVPIGTVPIYQALEKVNGKAEDLTWEIFRDTLIEQAEQGVDYFTIHAGVRLAYVPMTAKRMTGIVSRGGSIHAKWCLAHHQENFAYTHFEEICDIMKAYDVSFSLGDGLRPGSIADANDEGQFAELETLGELTKIAWKHDVQVMIEGPGHVPMHMIQVNMEKQMKECHEAPFYTLGPLTTDIAPGYDHITSGIGAAMIGWYGCAMLCYVTPKEHLGLPDREDVKTGVITYKIAAHAADLAKGHPGAQIRDNALSKARFEFRWEDQFHLSLDPDTAKDFHDETLPDNAAKVSHFCSMCGPHFCSMKITQDVRDYAAQLQVDEQKAIQIGMKEKSEEFKKSGSEIYR from the coding sequence TTGACGACCGCGCCCTTCCCGGCGTCGCGCAAGATTCACGTGAGCGGCGCCCATCCCGGCGTGCGCGTGCCGATGCGGGAAATCAGCCTCAGCCCGACCAAATCGATGAACGGCGGCGCGCCGACGCCGAACGAACCGATCACCATCTACGACACCTCAGGCCCCTACACCGACCTCTCCGTCACCATCGACGCGCGCGCCGGGCTTGCCCCGCTCCGCCGCCAGTGGGTGCTGGACCGGGCGGATGTCGAAGAGCTGTCGGACGTCTCCTCGCAATATGGCCGGATGCGCAAGGCCGATTCGAAGCTTGACGAACTGCGCTTCCAACATATCCGCAAACCGCTCCGCGCCAAAGCCGGACAGAACGTGACCCAGATTCACTATGCCCGCAAGGGTATCGTCACGCCCGAGATGGAATTCATCGCGATCAGAGAAAACCAGTCCCGCGAAGTGGCGCGCGAACTCGCGTCCCGCAACGGGCATGGCGGCGGCATCGCCCAGCATCCCGGACAGGCCTGGGGCGCCAACATTCCGAAGGTCATCACGCCGGAATTTGTGCGCGAGGAAGTCGCGCGAGGCCGCGCGATCATCCCCAACAATATCAACCACCCTGAAACCGAGCCGATGATCATCGGCCGCAACTTCCTGGTGAAGATCAACTCGAACATCGGCAACTCCGCCGTCGCCTCGTCCATCGAAGAAGAAGTCGAGAAGATGATCTGGTCGATCCGCTGGGGCGCCGACACAGTCATGGACCTTTCGACCGGCAAGAACATCCACGAGACCCGCGAATGGATCATCCGCAATTCGCCGGTCCCCATCGGCACGGTTCCAATCTATCAAGCCCTCGAAAAGGTGAACGGCAAGGCCGAAGACCTGACCTGGGAGATCTTCCGCGACACGCTCATCGAACAGGCCGAACAGGGCGTGGATTACTTCACGATCCACGCCGGCGTCCGCCTCGCCTATGTGCCGATGACTGCGAAACGCATGACCGGCATCGTCTCCCGCGGCGGATCGATCCACGCCAAGTGGTGCCTGGCGCATCATCAAGAAAACTTCGCCTACACCCACTTCGAAGAGATCTGCGACATCATGAAGGCCTACGACGTGTCGTTCAGCCTTGGCGACGGGCTGCGGCCAGGCTCCATCGCCGACGCCAACGACGAAGGCCAGTTCGCCGAACTCGAAACGCTGGGAGAACTGACCAAGATCGCCTGGAAGCACGACGTGCAGGTGATGATCGAAGGTCCCGGCCACGTGCCGATGCACATGATCCAGGTCAACATGGAAAAACAGATGAAGGAATGCCACGAGGCCCCCTTCTACACGCTCGGCCCGCTCACCACCGACATTGCGCCGGGTTACGACCACATTACCTCCGGCATCGGCGCGGCGATGATCGGCTGGTACGGCTGCGCGATGCTCTGCTACGTGACGCCGAAAGAGCACCTGGGTCTGCCGGATCGCGAAGACGTGAAGACCGGCGTCATTACCTACAAGATCGCGGCCCATGCGGCGGACCTGGCCAAGGGACATCCCGGCGCCCAAATCAGGGACAACGCCCTGTCGAAAGCCCGCTTCGAGTTCCGGTGGGAAGATCAATTCCACCTTTCGCTCGATCCCGACACGGCCAAGGATTTCCACGACGAAACACTCCCGGATAACGCCGCGAAGGTGTCACACTTCTGCAGCATGTGCGGGCCGCACTTCTGCTCGATGAAGATCACGCAGGACGTCCGGGACTATGCCGCGCAATTGCAGGTGGATGAACAAAAAGCGATCCAGATCGGCATGAAAGAAAAATCGGAAGAGTTTAAGAAATCCGGATCTGAAATTTATAGATAA
- a CDS encoding sulfide-dependent adenosine diphosphate thiazole synthase codes for MPKPQPAPLRERDITRQIAREYYKEFDSLIESDVIIVGAGPSGLICAHDLAQMGFRTLVVEQSLALGGGFWHGGYLMNKATICEPANEILEEIGVPCKKINECEGMYMVDPPHATGALVAAAYRGGAKVLNLTRVVDLILRKDGILEGIVVNNTTAEMAGHDIIHVDPIALESKIVVDATGHDAIVVELLHKRNLHKAIPGNGAMWVAQSEQEIMDRTGEVYPNCFVIGLAVAAVYGTPRMGPAFGSMLLSGRYGAELIKKKLKNE; via the coding sequence ATGCCTAAGCCCCAACCAGCACCGTTACGCGAACGAGATATTACCCGGCAGATCGCGCGGGAATACTATAAAGAATTCGACTCCCTCATCGAGAGCGACGTCATCATCGTCGGCGCCGGCCCCTCTGGGCTGATCTGCGCCCACGACCTGGCGCAGATGGGCTTCCGCACGCTCGTCGTCGAACAGAGCCTCGCGCTCGGCGGCGGCTTCTGGCACGGCGGCTATCTGATGAACAAAGCCACCATTTGCGAGCCGGCCAATGAAATCCTCGAAGAAATCGGCGTACCCTGCAAGAAGATCAATGAGTGCGAGGGAATGTATATGGTCGACCCCCCGCATGCGACGGGCGCACTCGTCGCCGCTGCCTATCGCGGCGGAGCGAAGGTCCTGAACCTCACCCGGGTGGTCGATTTGATCTTGAGAAAAGACGGCATCCTCGAAGGCATCGTCGTGAACAACACCACCGCCGAGATGGCCGGCCACGACATCATCCACGTCGATCCCATCGCGCTGGAGAGCAAGATCGTGGTGGATGCCACCGGGCACGATGCCATCGTCGTGGAACTCCTGCACAAGCGAAACCTGCACAAGGCCATCCCCGGCAACGGGGCCATGTGGGTCGCGCAGTCCGAGCAGGAAATCATGGACCGGACCGGCGAAGTCTATCCCAACTGTTTCGTCATCGGATTGGCCGTGGCAGCCGTCTACGGGACGCCCCGCATGGGCCCGGCCTTCGGCTCGATGTTGCTCTCAGGGCGTTACGGCGCAGAGTTGATCAAGAAGAAGCTGAAGAACGAATAG
- a CDS encoding tetratricopeptide repeat protein — protein sequence MDVQDFLEQGQGREEDKREAWHLFQQAYERQMKGDLEEAVNLYKKSLAVHPTAEAYTFLGWTYSFMGRLDDAIEECHNAIAQDPDFGNPYNDIGAYLIEKGDFDEAIVWFQKAMQARRYESPAFPHLNIGRVYEKKGRWTEAIDAYKKALTLNPNYALAKKSLGRLISSLN from the coding sequence ATGGATGTACAAGATTTTTTAGAGCAAGGCCAAGGCCGTGAAGAGGACAAGCGCGAAGCCTGGCACCTCTTTCAGCAGGCCTACGAACGCCAGATGAAAGGCGACCTGGAAGAGGCCGTCAATCTCTACAAGAAATCGCTGGCCGTGCATCCCACAGCCGAGGCCTATACCTTTCTCGGCTGGACCTATAGTTTCATGGGACGGCTCGATGACGCCATCGAGGAATGTCACAACGCCATCGCGCAGGACCCCGACTTCGGCAACCCCTACAACGACATCGGCGCCTATCTGATCGAAAAAGGCGATTTCGACGAAGCGATCGTCTGGTTTCAGAAAGCCATGCAGGCCAGACGTTATGAAAGCCCGGCCTTCCCACATTTGAATATCGGCCGGGTCTACGAGAAAAAGGGCCGCTGGACCGAGGCCATCGACGCCTACAAAAAAGCCCTCACGCTCAACCCGAACTATGCCCTCGCAAAGAAATCGCTGGGACGACTGATCAGTTCCTTAAATTAG
- a CDS encoding histidine kinase — translation MDHTERTILVAVTDIFFYTKVRDALRTGGYRIEKARAQQDIAEKTAATAPAAVILDMNDLTLDAFQAIETLKADPRSKSIPILAYANHEEVDTWNRAKALGVTKIVSRNEFSARTKDLVDEVQKGVR, via the coding sequence ATGGACCACACCGAACGCACGATCCTCGTCGCCGTGACCGATATCTTTTTCTACACCAAAGTCCGCGACGCCTTGCGCACCGGCGGCTATCGCATCGAGAAGGCCCGAGCCCAGCAGGACATTGCCGAGAAAACTGCGGCCACGGCCCCGGCAGCCGTGATTCTAGACATGAACGATCTGACCCTCGACGCCTTTCAGGCCATCGAAACGCTGAAAGCCGATCCCCGGTCGAAATCCATTCCCATTCTTGCCTACGCGAACCATGAGGAAGTGGACACCTGGAACAGGGCCAAGGCACTGGGAGTCACGAAAATCGTCTCGCGAAATGAATTCTCGGCCCGGACCAAAGATCTGGTCGACGAAGTACAGAAGGGCGTCCGATGA
- a CDS encoding aminomethyltransferase family protein codes for MKQSRLHAQHVQLGATFEEVTGWEMPAHYGDWRAEYRAVRQAVGVADLSHRGKVRVTGDDRVKWLQSVISNDILPLQPGQGRYSSFLTHKGKMLTYFRCYLQTDAVMLEDVGEIGDATHAALKKFLLYGTKAKMENCAESWGLLLVSGPKAAQTVKSAFGIDCGDLQPINFVTAQLGGQQALVIRTEETGEIDLEILLPADAVATAWTSLMETGAASGIKAVGSQAREALRMEAGIPKAGSELNEEIVPPEANLEGKAFSLTKGCYPGQEVVARMDTYGNVRRKLVGLVLRDATIPPKGAKLFSGDREVGWMSSATTSPHQNGIIALGFPLRDFSTAGTALSIEVEGKKHDATVADLPFYRRA; via the coding sequence ATGAAACAATCCCGTCTGCACGCACAGCATGTCCAACTCGGCGCCACGTTTGAAGAGGTCACCGGCTGGGAGATGCCCGCCCATTACGGAGACTGGCGTGCGGAATACCGAGCGGTCCGGCAGGCCGTCGGCGTCGCCGACCTTTCCCATCGCGGCAAGGTCAGAGTCACCGGCGACGATCGAGTGAAGTGGCTGCAGAGCGTCATCAGCAACGACATCCTTCCCCTGCAGCCCGGCCAGGGCCGCTACTCCAGCTTTCTAACGCACAAGGGGAAAATGCTCACCTACTTCCGCTGCTACCTGCAGACCGACGCCGTTATGCTCGAAGACGTCGGGGAAATCGGCGACGCAACTCATGCCGCGCTCAAGAAGTTTCTCCTCTACGGCACAAAGGCCAAGATGGAAAACTGCGCAGAGAGTTGGGGGCTGTTGTTGGTCAGCGGGCCCAAAGCGGCGCAGACCGTAAAATCAGCCTTTGGCATCGACTGCGGCGATCTGCAACCGATCAACTTTGTGACCGCCCAGCTCGGCGGACAGCAGGCCCTTGTGATTCGAACCGAAGAAACCGGCGAGATCGATCTGGAAATTCTGCTTCCTGCCGATGCGGTCGCGACTGCCTGGACCAGCCTCATGGAAACCGGCGCGGCCAGCGGCATCAAGGCCGTGGGAAGCCAGGCCCGTGAAGCTCTTCGCATGGAAGCGGGTATCCCGAAAGCCGGTTCTGAACTGAACGAGGAAATTGTCCCGCCGGAAGCCAACCTGGAAGGCAAAGCCTTCAGCCTCACCAAAGGATGCTATCCCGGCCAGGAAGTCGTGGCGCGAATGGACACCTACGGCAATGTGCGACGAAAGCTCGTCGGTCTCGTGTTACGCGATGCGACGATTCCACCCAAAGGCGCCAAGCTGTTCAGCGGAGACCGTGAAGTGGGCTGGATGAGCAGCGCCACGACGTCACCGCATCAGAACGGCATCATCGCGCTCGGATTTCCATTGAGAGACTTCAGTACGGCGGGCACAGCGTTATCGATCGAGGTCGAAGGCAAGAAGCACGACGCGACGGTAGCGGATTTACCCTTCTACCGCCGCGCCTAA
- a CDS encoding alkaline phosphatase D family protein, which produces MRFITPLIATILLSLISVGCTSASREGLPPGSPFLAEGVIQPKALPQGIAVGDVSGHSAALWARTDGPAMVHIEWAPASAWDAAEKMGTAVWPLLRTNRVTTTAESDFTATIPLSDLVPRTRYRYHVLVGHVAVPHEHIEAVLAARGEFVTLPDEGTSVPVMFAWSGDLGGQQRCRVGPDGYPIFDLLRRQHLDFFLFLGDTIYSDDTCPAPPNEPGADFKATTLDQYRARHRYQRGSLPLQRFLASVPVYVTWDDHEVKNNFAGPYEEHMPAGRQALREYWPIVSPPDDPQRLYRTVRYGADLELFILDDRQYRNKNSDPDGPEKTMLGKEQLRWLLQGLRNSLATWKVIATSVPLSIPKGGGATVPGNDGWAGGPDGTGFEYERQVIVDTILTQHLKNVVFLAGDVHYVQASSYDPNGDGVPDFHEFVAGPLSAAPGRMSPPTLALNATNLIQEGGYYNFGLVRVSGLAFDVTVVDDKGTVRFSHHLAAQ; this is translated from the coding sequence ATGCGATTCATCACCCCGTTGATTGCCACGATTCTGCTCTCCCTTATTTCGGTCGGTTGCACGTCTGCCTCGCGAGAAGGCTTGCCTCCGGGCAGTCCGTTCCTGGCTGAAGGGGTAATACAGCCAAAGGCGCTTCCTCAAGGGATCGCGGTCGGCGATGTCTCCGGCCATAGCGCCGCGCTGTGGGCGCGAACGGATGGTCCGGCGATGGTGCATATCGAATGGGCTCCTGCGTCGGCTTGGGATGCGGCGGAGAAAATGGGAACGGCGGTGTGGCCTCTCTTGCGGACGAATCGGGTGACCACGACGGCGGAGAGCGACTTTACCGCGACCATTCCACTGTCCGACCTGGTTCCGCGCACGCGCTATCGGTATCACGTCTTGGTGGGGCATGTGGCGGTGCCCCATGAACATATCGAGGCGGTGCTGGCGGCGCGCGGGGAATTCGTGACCTTGCCGGATGAGGGGACGTCGGTGCCGGTCATGTTTGCGTGGAGCGGCGATCTGGGCGGCCAGCAGCGGTGCCGGGTCGGACCGGACGGGTATCCGATCTTTGATCTCCTGCGGCGACAGCACCTCGACTTCTTCTTGTTCCTGGGGGACACGATTTATAGCGACGATACCTGTCCGGCTCCTCCGAACGAGCCGGGTGCCGATTTTAAAGCCACTACGCTGGACCAGTATCGGGCGCGGCATCGGTATCAACGCGGATCATTGCCGCTGCAACGGTTTTTGGCATCGGTGCCGGTGTATGTGACCTGGGACGATCATGAAGTGAAGAATAACTTCGCCGGACCTTATGAGGAGCACATGCCGGCGGGGCGTCAGGCCTTGCGCGAGTATTGGCCGATTGTGTCGCCGCCCGACGATCCGCAGCGGTTGTATCGGACGGTTCGCTATGGCGCGGATCTGGAACTGTTCATTCTGGACGATCGCCAGTATCGCAACAAAAATTCAGATCCGGACGGTCCGGAGAAGACGATGCTCGGCAAGGAGCAGTTGCGGTGGTTGTTGCAGGGGCTGCGCAATTCGTTGGCCACGTGGAAGGTGATTGCGACGTCGGTCCCGCTTTCGATTCCCAAGGGGGGAGGGGCGACGGTTCCCGGCAACGATGGATGGGCGGGCGGGCCTGATGGGACCGGGTTTGAGTATGAACGGCAGGTGATCGTCGATACGATTCTCACGCAACACCTCAAGAATGTAGTGTTCCTGGCGGGGGACGTGCACTACGTGCAAGCCAGTTCGTACGATCCGAACGGGGACGGGGTGCCGGACTTTCATGAGTTTGTGGCAGGGCCGCTTTCCGCAGCTCCCGGACGCATGTCGCCTCCGACGCTGGCGCTCAACGCGACGAATCTCATTCAAGAGGGCGGGTACTATAATTTCGGCCTGGTGCGGGTGTCCGGCTTGGCGTTCGATGTGACCGTGGTCGACGACAAGGGAACGGTTCGTTTTTCTCATCACCTCGCGGCGCAATAG